Part of the Terriglobia bacterium genome, TGAAGGAAATCGCGGAAATCCCGAACCATGCTGGGATCGGAGCGAACGATGTCCGCCACACGCGACATATCGAGTTTCTGCGGCTGCCGGCTTGCGATGATGATCAAATCGGAATCTGTCACCCAGACCGAGACTTCAGGGAACTTCCGCTGAACCTCATACAACACCATCCGCAGATCCTCGGGATCGAGTTCGTAGAGCTGAATCCATTGCGCGAAAATTCCGTCCGGTTTGAGGACCTGCGAAGCGCGATCATAAAACTCCGCCGTAAAAAGGCTGGCAACGCCCGCGATCCAGGGATTCGACGGCTCCGAAATGATGATGTCGTACTGCTTGCGCGTCGTATTCATGTAATTGCGCGCGTCGTTGAAGATGAGGTGGACTTTCGGATTTTCGTAGCTCTTTCGATTGATCGTCGAAAACCAGGGAGCGGCGCCATAGACGGCAGGCTCGATTTCAATACAGTCGATGTCTTGAAGCTCCTTGATCGAAGTCACAGCGCCGACGGTCACGCCGGAACCGTAGCCGATCACCAGCGCATCCTTCGGATTCGGATGGTAGAAGCCCGGCAACCAGCCCACGGTCAATTGCGTGATCATGTCGTCGCGGTTGGACGCATCGACTTTGCCGTTCGTCCGCAGAGCGAGGTAGTTCTCTCCCTTGCGGACGGAGATCGTCGCATTGTTGCCTTCCTTGAAGTACACCACGTCCGTGTCCTGATAGTTCTCGTCCACGGTGAGCTCCGGCCGTGAACCGAGCGCCTTCGCATAAACCAGGATGCCGCGATCCAGGGAGGCCGGCTTCCAGAACATGCCGCCCCGCATTGAAACGGTGGCAACCAGCAGAAGGACGGCGGCAATGCCTTGCGCAAACTTCGCCGTTCGGGCTTCCGTGAGCAACAGAAGCGCGATCGCCGAATTGAAGAACAGGCCTACCAGGATCGTTCGTTCCGTGCCGATAAGGGGCATCAGGACAAATCCGCCGAGCAGCGACCCGATAATCGCGCCCACCGTGTTGATCGAATAGATATTGCCGATGCTGCGGCCGAGGATGGTGAATTTGCTCGAATACAACTGGCTTGCGATCGGAAAACTCGCCCCCATGCACAGCGTGGCCAGAATCATCAGGCCGGCGCAGAGAATGAACTGGATCGTGAGGATTGCCGGGAAAGAATAAAAAAACGCCCGGATCAGCGCCAGCAACGCGTACGGCGCGGCCAGGTAGCCCAGCAGAAAAACCACGCCGCCGATCGCCACTCCAACCTGCATCAATCCAAGCAGCCGGAGCGTAGCCACGGGCTTGCGCCGGCTGACGATCGAACTGCCCAGCGCGATACCGATCAGAAACGTCACCAGCATGATGGAGAAGGCGTAGGTCGAACTGCCGATGATCGCCGAGAGCGCGCGGGTCCACGACACCTCATACATCATCGAGACAAAACCGGAAACCGCCAGAGTCATCAGCACCAGGCGGTCCGCGGCCGGATTCGAACTGCGGATATCATCCGCTGCCATGGAAACAGGCGTCTCCTGTTCGGCAGGACCGGGCCTTCGAGCCGCCTCGTGAATGCGGCTCGACATCCATATCGCGAACACGCCGATGATGACGTTGATGCTCGCAATGATGATCGTGGTCCGGATATTTCCGATTCCTGGAATAAGCACAAGCGCCGCCAGCAAGGAACCTGCGGCCGCGCCAAACGTGTTGAGCGCATACAAGACGCCGACCTTGCCTTCCACCTCGTCAAGGCGTTCTGTAAAAAAGCGCGTCAGAACGGGCAGAGTGCCGCCCATCAGAAACGTCGGCGTGATCAGAACGATGAAGCTGGTTCCGAAGCGGACGATGCCGCCGCCCGCTGGAATCGAAGAAAGGGCCGGAGCCATCGCCCAGTAAAACGTATCCAGCGCCCGGAACACCAGGGGCACCAGGGCCGCGGAAATACCGATCCCGATCTCCAGCAGGCCATAGAGCCGCAACGGATTCTGCGTCCGGTCGGCCCGCCGGCCCAGTTTCCAGCTTCCCAGCGCCAGCCCGGCCATGAACGCGCCAAGCACCGTCGAGATCGCGTGGGACGTGTTCCCGAATACAAGACCGGTCAGGCGCACCCAGATGACTTCGTAAACCAGGCCGGTGGCGCCGGACAGGAAGAAGATGACATAGAAGATCGAGGTTGAATTCAAGCGTTTGGCAAACATACGGCGGGGATTGTAATGCAATGAATGGAAAATAATGGTTTGAAAATATTGGAGGTTGCAGCATTGGAGGTTGCTTCAATGCATCATTTTGGGAATCACGCGTGCCTGAGGACGGCTCATGAATGCGACCCCATCAAGAGGCATTGAGCTTCAAAGGCGGCTGGTCCAGTTTGCAGCGCAAATACTGACGCTCTGCCCGAAGCTACGCCGAACGCAGATAGGCCGGCATATATCCAGTCAGATGCTGCGATCCGCCAGCGCTACAGCAGCAAATTACGCTGAAGCGCGTGCCGCCGAAAGCAGGATGGACTTCATCCACAAGCTGAGGATTGTGTTGAAGGAACTGAATGAGACGGACGTCTGGCTTCAACTGATTAACGAAACGGCGCTGGTACCCGCGGAAATTACACAACCGATAGTCGCGGAAAACCAGGAACTTTGCCGGATTGTCGCCGCTTCAGTTCGAACGGCACGCCAACTTAATCAATAGTTTCCAAATTCAGATGCGGAAACCGCCAAATCGGCGATTTCTTCATTGATGCAATGAAACAACTTCCAATTTCCAATTTGAAATTTGAAGGAGAAAAAAAGAAAGGGCGGGAAACCTCCATCCTGGAGGTTGCTCC contains:
- a CDS encoding fused MFS/spermidine synthase, with amino-acid sequence MFAKRLNSTSIFYVIFFLSGATGLVYEVIWVRLTGLVFGNTSHAISTVLGAFMAGLALGSWKLGRRADRTQNPLRLYGLLEIGIGISAALVPLVFRALDTFYWAMAPALSSIPAGGGIVRFGTSFIVLITPTFLMGGTLPVLTRFFTERLDEVEGKVGVLYALNTFGAAAGSLLAALVLIPGIGNIRTTIIIASINVIIGVFAIWMSSRIHEAARRPGPAEQETPVSMAADDIRSSNPAADRLVLMTLAVSGFVSMMYEVSWTRALSAIIGSSTYAFSIMLVTFLIGIALGSSIVSRRKPVATLRLLGLMQVGVAIGGVVFLLGYLAAPYALLALIRAFFYSFPAILTIQFILCAGLMILATLCMGASFPIASQLYSSKFTILGRSIGNIYSINTVGAIIGSLLGGFVLMPLIGTERTILVGLFFNSAIALLLLTEARTAKFAQGIAAVLLLVATVSMRGGMFWKPASLDRGILVYAKALGSRPELTVDENYQDTDVVYFKEGNNATISVRKGENYLALRTNGKVDASNRDDMITQLTVGWLPGFYHPNPKDALVIGYGSGVTVGAVTSIKELQDIDCIEIEPAVYGAAPWFSTINRKSYENPKVHLIFNDARNYMNTTRKQYDIIISEPSNPWIAGVASLFTAEFYDRASQVLKPDGIFAQWIQLYELDPEDLRMVLYEVQRKFPEVSVWVTDSDLIIIASRQPQKLDMSRVADIVRSDPSMVRDFRDFLHTDQPEGLLGYYVMSSDAVRKFASHARRNTDDHPLLEFHAPRQLFTDTRDLNLDLLYESKDGLLPAGAVADPESAYSGMIEPFLVFKRTNLANQAMARLAQAPKKEPASLQLAIAKLNMDSGNFVRAADSLKEADMQLKPDSPLRGEAEELAGLLYDAMGNASDAKRHYENSVKADPSRPLPFRKLAELAAKDQSWSEAGDWMEKYVATQPQQPGHFWAMLGDYRLAADQTEQGGEALQAALHADPYVYWAHYRLARVYEKGKDTEDAIKEYEFVVRYAFDRDPDVYVKLANLYTNAGRKKDALRVVEKGHRIFATNPAIYRLYRELQVGS
- a CDS encoding four helix bundle protein; this translates as MNATPSRGIELQRRLVQFAAQILTLCPKLRRTQIGRHISSQMLRSASATAANYAEARAAESRMDFIHKLRIVLKELNETDVWLQLINETALVPAEITQPIVAENQELCRIVAASVRTARQLNQ